The window ctttttttaagGCACAAACGGACACATAGTATTCGTTTGAGAataacttatttagctgaaactaaaatctttttgctaaaagtattgtggataaagttaaaagttagttgaaatagtacagtaggatCCATGagtagtaccaaaaagtacaatgaaactaatgaatagtagcaaaaataagctaaatagtaaaaaaaaaaactgcatttttttttagccaATGCCAAACACAACCATAGTGTGTTTGGGACTAGTTTATAAACTAGacttttgctttttattttttattttttttttatagcttttatgtacagttttttgcttctttttttttttttttaaacttttatgtacagttttttaaaactttttttttttttttaattctcactttttcaaGTACGATTATATTTTAGCATACTTTAAGTAAAAAGCTAAATAATTTGTTCTCAAATGGACACATGGTAAAACcatgactaaattttttttctcattttacaaatttatgaattttttgtaCAAGTGTactttttatattatcaataaactaaaaataattatttgacatcatatgaaatatatttacaaatttatactATCTAAAAGTCTATAAAGCAATATTTGTACAAGTATAcatgtaaaaatataatattttatatttttaaatagagCCACATGTTCATAAGTTTGTTTACAAACATATTATAATAGTCAAGCCTAAATGGAGACTTTAGCTTGTTTTAATTACTAAActtcattatttaaattttttttttttttttttggcattcatTGTGTTATAGGCTACATTTTAAGGATGCTATCCTTGGAGGAGGtaatctttttcaaaaagtcCATGGAATGTCCATCTTCCAATACATGAAAGCTGATCCAacattgaataatttttttaacaaggcAATGGCTGATCTCTCGGGAATacatatgaaaaaaattcttgagAAATACGAAGGATTTGAGGGGATATCATTGTTAGTTGATGTTGGTGGTGGCACTGGAGCAAGCCTCAACATGATCATTTCCAAGTACCCTTCCATTAAAGGCATCAACTTTGATTTGCCTCAGGTGATACAACACGCGCCATCTTATCCAGGTACTAACGTATCTTAATAATCGATAATAGTACTAGAGTGCAAGCAAGATGGTAATGGTAAATGACACGTTCATGCAACtatctactttaaaaaaaatacccaaattaaaattatcaCAAGTAACcatattaaagaaagaaaaattgggCTTGTACAGGTTGtaaaaaggaaaattgaaatatcTTAGATTGAATTTAactatatacacacacatatatatatatatatatatatttacaagaggttaacattttgaaaatccaGTCAATGTATCCAATAATTTTTTACACCCTTGATAGCATTCTGCATCATGCTAGCGTTAGAACTGTCCTTTTGCTATATATTCTTATTAGGATGGATTTTGTAAAGAGCAAAGTGAAATTCTATGTAGGTATTGAGCATGTTGGAGGGGATATGTATGTAAGTGTTCCAAAAGGCGACGCCATTATGATAAAGGTCagttaattaactaattatttgACACTTGAAAGCAGATGGGCATGgcataaaaaacacacacacacacacacaaaagaaaagacaaattaaagcaaaaaaatatgattgtttgcattttcaattttttcatgtTCAAAACTGCAGGGTACATGTCATAACTGGAACGATGAACAGTGCATAAAACTTTTGAAGAACTGCAATAATGCACTGCCAGAGATTGTAAAGGTGATTATCATGGACTTAATAATGCCAGAGGCACCAGAAGCGAGTAATGCTGCTAAGTATGTTTCAATGCTTGATAATGCCATGTTTATTCAACCTGGAGGGAAGGAAAGAACTGAGAAAGAGTTTGAGGCCTTGAGCAAGGCTTCTGGATTTTCAGGTTTTAAGGTTATTTGTCGTGCCTTTACTGTCTTGGGAGTCATGGAACTTTACAAATAAGTCTTCAACTATCTTCTTTGAACTCTTGTTTTTCTAGTTTCATTGCTAATAAGTCGTGGAACTTTATGTTCAGGCTGTGAGGCCTTGTGCAAGGCTTCTGGATTTTCAGGTTTTAAGGTTATTTGTTGTGCCTTTACTGTGTTGGGAGTCATGGAACTTTACAAATAAGTCTTCAACTATCTGCTTTGAACTCTTGTTTCATTGTTAATAAGTCATGGAACTTTGAGTGTATGCATGCCTTTGAGTTtcaataaattttgcatttcAAATACAGTAAAAATTTCAAGTTCACTGAGAGTTTGTTTGGAtggagagagaggagaagatAGTAAAGGGGAATATAGAGAAGGGGGTGGTGTAATGAACCTTGGGTGAATGTTTTACAAAGAAGCTAAGGGAAGggattcaagagatttggaGGGTATCTATTATTCCAATTAAACCCCCCACATTTTTAATTCCTCTAAATTCTCGGAGGGTATTTATCATTCCAATTAAACCCTCACATTTTTAATTCCTCAAAATTAGGAGAATTTAGAGGGGAAGAGGAGATGGagttttctttaatatatataataaacagtGATTGTCAATGCTTTCTTTGTGATGCCAATttatatcattttcttttcaaattagCAAATGAAGGGGTTAAAGTGACAGCTCAGTGATAGTGACATCTTTTGTAAATTAATTCCCACTTGCCCTTCCTCTTCAACTCGCTAACTATCTAcctatctttaaaaaaataaaagatgtaaatGAGAGTtataattgtcaatttatataataattccCCAGCATTCTATTCCCCTtacctaatttttaaaacatctaactaattaaagaggaaagaaattcattcaattctccttaattaatttttaaaacattgaaaTAAGGGAAATGGGTAATCATTTCTCTGTACTCTCTTCCTTTGTAATCTTCTTCCCCCTTTACCCTCtactctcatctctctcaaaaCACAATTAAATGATTTGGAGTCAAAGACTAGATTTGGGGGCTAAGTTACTATGTGGGAATATGTTAGGCAGCTGCCCCAATCAACCTATAAGTTGGTCTTACAGGACACAATGGCAAATAAAATAGATATCCTATCCTATAATACAATcatatgttaaaataaataaataaataactgaaaATAACTCCATATATGCACATAAAGATCACGtagtaaaaacaattttcttctaaaaaaagacGTAGTAAAAATAATTAACTAACCCAAACACAAGCGGGTTAGTAACTAATTAAACACGTGACAACATGATAAAGGGGAAATAATCAAAAGACACAAACTGACAAAAAGTGCATGCTGTAGATAAAGTGCATGTTGTAGATGTCGTTTGACTCGTTTCTACATTCATGTATAGATATATTTTAAATGTAAttataaaagatcaaattacATATCAAATAATGTTGTAACCTAttctctttatatattttatggtaTATCTATCTTAAATGACATGTggatgatattaaaaaaataaaaatcagaattttatctttttgtctttttataattttataattttttatgatgcAAACATAAAAGATACATGCTGATGTTTCCATTAATACTGCATGAACATGTTTCTAAATAcatgaaatcaagaaaatgaTATGAGAATGCATAGACATGTGAGAATATCAATATTATCAAGAAAATAACTACAGTTGACATACATAGACAATCTctaagaggttttttttttttttttttgagaaacgaaaATCTCTAGAGTTAATAAGCAAATTTTGTTTGGTTACGTGACAAACAAGCTTACTTATAAccctgacttttttttttcaaccttaaatattatatttgaaaatattaaaagatgTTAATCACTTAAATTAGACAACTAacttaattatcattttttgagAACGTggattttgtttagaattttataaatatgaaaGACGCCAATTCAAGTATCcttctacccattttttttgtttatcaaaaaaatattgtaaaaatgagtATTAAACAGGATCCTAGGCCCTTCCCATGCCATGGGTAATCAAATACCAAGCAATAATATCTAATATAAATAGcatccaaaattaagaaaattaagaatatatattattattaataatctCTAAAATACCAAAACATGAT of the Quercus robur chromosome 10, dhQueRobu3.1, whole genome shotgun sequence genome contains:
- the LOC126703087 gene encoding caffeic acid 3-O-methyltransferase-like; translated protein: MSSTQNQGAPSSINEEDDDACLYAMLLSSSHVFPMVLHAAIELNLFEIIAKASPNAYMSPSEIASQLPTQSPDAPYMLDRMLRLLASYSLLTCSMRTCEDGSVERLYRVSTAGKFYVQDEDGGSAGSISLFALHKATVEVWLHFKDAILGGGNLFQKVHGMSIFQYMKADPTLNNFFNKAMADLSGIHMKKILEKYEGFEGISLLVDVGGGTGASLNMIISKYPSIKGINFDLPQVIQHAPSYPGIEHVGGDMYVSVPKGDAIMIKGTCHNWNDEQCIKLLKNCNNALPEIVKVIIMDLIMPEAPEASNAAKYVSMLDNAMFIQPGGKERTEKEFEALSKASGFSGFKVICRAFTVLGVMELYK